The genomic DNA TGCACTCACCAAAACCCATCAAATTATTTCACTTTAATAAAATAAATCAATTGGTTAGAGCACATAATTCACTGTTATTTATTTTGAAAATCAATGTTTCAGCTTATCTGATATAAATTCATATTTATTGTCATATTTGCTCCTGCCTATTGCCCATTTTCCATCATGCCTGATTAATATGACAAATTCGTGAAGCATTCCAAGCATTTATATTAGGGTCTGTTGACAATTCGTCTATGTTTGCGACTACGAGTATTTTTTAGAGGATACGAGGCGTGAAATACGAAATTTAGTCATTCTAAATGCGTAGTTCACAACGACGTAGCATCAAAAATACTCTAGTTCCTAGCTGCGCCTTGCGCTGCAAACAAAGCAGTGCTTTGTTCTGGCTCAGGTTGTGGCTAAAATTATCTCAGACTTCGTCATGAAATTTAAAAATGGAACCACCATTCTTTGCATTTCATTCCTTGTCTGCTCAATTTTAGCCTACAACGCAAGCCATTTATGAAATGTCAACAGACCCTCATTATACTTGGCAATAAATATGTCTAATTATTCAACAACCTAATATATAGTGCGTGCCCCTGGCCTGCGAATATCAATAAAACTGGATTGAATTCTGTTAATATATTTGCCGATTTTATATTCCACCGGATTGGGGTTATTTATGTCCACGCTTGCCACCCTAAAAGAGCTGCTCGCTCAACGGATTCTGATTATCGACGGTGCGATGGGCACCATGATTCAGCGTCACAAACTCGAAGAAGCTGACTACCGTGGTGAGCGTTTTGCTGACTGGGCATCTGACCTGAAAGGCAACAATGACCTTTTGGTGTTGACCCAGCCACACATTATCCAGGGTATTCACGAAGCTTATCTGGAAGCGGGTGCCGACATCATTGAAACCAACAGTTTCAACGGTACACGTGTTTCTATGTCGGATTACCACATGGAAGATCTGGTTCCGGAAATTAACCGTGAAGCGGCACGTATTGCCAAAGAAGCCTGCCAAAAGTATTCAACCCCAGACAAACCGCGTTTTGTTGCCGGTGTACTTGGGCCGACATCGCGTACCTGTTCGATTTCACCGAATGTAAACGACCCTGCTTTCCGTAACATCACCTTTGATGAATTAAAAGAAAACTATATCGAAGCGGCGCATGCGCTGATTGAAGGCGGTGCAGATATTCTGCTGATTGAAACCGTATTCGATACCTTGAACTGTAAAGCGGCGATCTTTGCAGTAAAAGAAGTCTTTAACCAGATTGGCTATGAATTGCCATTGATGATTTCAGGGACGATTACCGATGCTTCAGGCCGTACATTAACAGGCCAAACCGCAGAAGCATTCTGGAACTCGGTTCGTCACGGTGATTTGTTATCAATTGGCTTTAACTGTGCTCTGGGTGCAGATGCCATGCGTCCACACGTAAAAACGGTGTCTGACGTTGCCGATGTATTCGTATCTGCCCATCCAAACGCAGGCTTGCCAAATGCCTTCGGTGGTTATGATGAGACTCCGGAACAAACTGCTGCCTTCCTGAAAGAATTTGCCGAGAGCGGTTTAATCAACATTACTGGCGGCTGCTGCGGTACCACACCGGATCATATCCGCGCCATTGCCAACGCAGTAAAAGACATCAAGCCACGTCAGGTTCCTGAAACCAAACCAGCTTGCCGTTTAAGCGGTTTAGAACCATTTAACATCACAGAAGAATCTTTATTCGTCAACGTCGGTGAACGTACCAACGTCACCGGTTCGAAAAAATTCCTGCGTTTGATTCGTGAAGAAAAATTTGCTGAAGCATTAGAAGTCGCACAGCAGCAGGTTGAAGCCGGTGCGCAAATTATCGACATCAACATGGATGAAGGCATGCTCGATTCACAAGGTGCAATGGTGCACTTCCTGAATCTGGTCGCCTCTGAACCGGAAATTTCACGTGTACCCATCATGATTGACTCATCTAAATGGGAAATCATTGAAGCGGGCTTGAAATGCGTACAAGGCAAACCGGTCGTCAACTCGATTTCCTTAAAAGAAGGTTATGACGAGTTTGTCCATAAAGCACGCCTTTGCCGTCAGTACGGTGCAGCCGTGATCGTGATGGCATTTGACGAAGATGGTCAGGCCGATACTGCCGCACGTAAACGTGAAATCTGTAAGCGTTCATACGATGTTTTAGTGAATGAAGTCGGCTTCCCGGCTGAAGACATCATCTTTGACCCGAACGTGTTTGCTGTGGCAACTGGTATTGAAGAACACAATAACTATGCCGTGGACTTCATTGAAGCGACCGGCTGGATTAAACAGAACCTTCCGCATGCCATGATTTCCGGTGGCGTGTCCAACGTATCGTTCTCATTCCGTGGTAACGAGCCGGTACGTGAAGCGATTCACTCGGTATTCCTTTACCATGCCATCAAGCAAGGCATGACCATGGGGATCGTAAACGCTGGTCAAATGGCAATTTACGATGACATCCCTGCCGAATTGAAAGCTGCAGTTGAAGATGTCATCCTGAACCAAAACCAGGGTGAAAGCGGCCAAGAAGCGACTGAAAAGCTGCTTGAAGTGGCTGAGCAATATCGCGGTCAGGCTGGCGCACAAAAAGCTGTTGAAAATCTTGAATGGCGCAATGAGTCAGTTGAAAAACGCCTTGAATATGCACTGGTCAAAGGTATTACCACCTTTATTGATGAAGACACCGAAGAAGCGCGTTTAAAATCAAAACGTCCGCTGGATGTGATTGAAGGTCCACTGATGGACGGCATGAACGTGGTCGGTGACCTGTTCGGTTCAGGGAAAATGTTCCTGCCGCAAGTGGTGAAATCTGCCCGCGTGATGAAACAAGCCGTAGCTTGGTTGAACCCGTACATCGAAGCAGAAAAATCTGGCGGTGAATCTAAAGGTAAAGTGTTGATGGCGACCGTAAAAGGCGATGTTCACGATATCGGCAAGAATATTGTTGGCGTGGTATTGGGCTGTAACGGTTATGACATCATCGACCTTGGGGTGATGGTACCGTGCGAGAAGATTCTGCAAACGGCAATTGACGAGAAGGTTGATATCATCGGTCTTTCTGGCTTGATTACCCCATCTTTGGATGAAATGGTCTTCGTTGCCAAAGAAATGCAGCGTAAAGGTTTCAATGTACCGTTAATGATTGGCGGTGCAACTACATCGAAAGCGCATACTGCGGTGAAAATTGATCCGCAATATTCAAATGATGCCGTCATTTACGTAGCTGATGCTTCACGTGCGGTGGGTGTAGCAACTACCCTGCTGTCTAAAGAGATGAAACCTGCCTTTGTGGCAGAAACTCGCGCTGAATATGAAAAAGTGCGTGAGCGTATTGCCAACAAACAGCCGAAAGCAGCCAAACTGTCTTATGCAGAATCGGTAGAAAATGGCTTGAAAATTGACTTTGCAGCCAACGCACCTATGAAGCCAAACTTCATTGGTACGCAAACACTGACCAATTATCCTCTGGAAACTTTGGTTAAATACTTTGACTGGACACCGTTCTTCATTTCCTGGAGCTTGGCAGGTAAATTCCCTGCAATTCTGAAAGATGAAGTTGTGGGTGAAGCAGCAACTGATTTGTATGAACAAGCGCAGAAAATGCTGAAAGACATCATCGACAACAAACGCTTTGATGCACGTGCGGTATTTGGCATCTATCCTGCCAACCGTTCAGGTGCAGACAGTGTTGAAGTCTATGATGAAACTGGCGCAACTATTACGCATACTTTCCAGCATATCCGTCAGCAGTCTGACAAAGTCACCGGTAAACCAAACTTGTCATTGGCGGACTTTGTTGCGCCTAAAGGTGTGGCGGATGACTACCTGGGTGGTTTCACCGTTTCGATTTTCGGTGCAGAAGAATTAGCAAATGAATACAAAGCCAAAGGCGATGACTACTCTGCCATTCTGGTGCAATCTTTGGGTGACCGTTTTGCCGAAGCTTTTGCAGAGCACTTGCATGAACGTATTCGTAAAGAGTTCTGGGGCAACCAGGCATCTGAACAGTTGTCGAATGAAGAGTTGATTAAAGAGAAGTATGTCGGTATTCGTCCTGCACCGGGCTATCCGGCTTGTCCTGAGCATTCTGAAAAAGCGCCGTTGTTTGACTGGTTAGGTTCTACTGACAAGATTGGTACGCAATTAACTTCAAGCTTTGCAATGTGGCCACCTTCATCAGTGAGCGGTTTCTACTATGCGAACCCTGAGTCACAATACTTTAATGTGGGTAAGATTGCAGGTGATCAGCTTGAGGATTATGCGAAACGTAAAGGCTGGACTTTAGATGAGGCGAAGCGTTGGTTAGCGCCTAATTTGGATGATTCGGTTCAGTAATTATTAGATGAATAAAAATCCCCTCATTCGAGGGGATTTTTTTATTTGAATCTTTTAATCCCCCTAAATCCCCCTTTGAAAAAGGGGGACTTTCAAGTATCAATAGAATCAAGAGAAAAACTGCTAAAAGTATATGTCGGAAATTTTTACAATTTATGATCATGAACCCCTAGCAATACAAGCTTAAACAGCAGGCTTTAAGTTTAACTCTAAATAATTCCGCACCTGATTACGTCCCTTTTGTTTAGCTAAATAACCTGAGTTCGACATAAAAAAGAAACAAAGAAAAAGCCTTTGAAGTTGTAAGATTTTGGTTCTAAAGACAAAAAACTGCAACAACAAAGGCTTTCCCGTGGATTATATTACTGAAATATTCTGTTTAATAGATGACTTTTGCAAAGATTTTGAATCAACATTAAAAACGGCTCTCATTTCCGACCAACAACCAAGACGACAGAGAGCTAAAGCCCTGTGTTTATCTGAAATCATGACCATCACGGTACTGTTCCATCAATCAGGTTTTAGATTCTTCAAATATTATTACAACCATATGATTCGACCCTTCTGGAAAGAAGCATTTCCTACACTGCCCAGCTATAACAGAATGATTGAATTATTACCTCAATGTCTGACAGCATTAACGTGTTTCTTTCATCAAATTAAAGGTCAATGTACAGGAATTAGCTTAATTGATTCAACTAAACTGATCGTTTGCCATAATCGTCGTATTGCAAGGAATAAGGTTTTTAAGGGCCTGGCAGGACGAGGAAAAAGCAGTACGGGTTGGTTTTATGGTTTTAAATTACACATGGTTATCAATCAATTAGGTGAAATTATTAATATTGCATTTACATCAGGAAATGTTCACGATGTCAAAATGCTGGATGTGTTAGGTCAAGGCTTAAGTGGAGTTTTACTCGCAGATAAGGGATATATCAGTAAAGCTAAAGCCGAAGTTTTATCACAGCGAGGGCTTAAGATTTTAACGACTGGACGTAAGAATATGAAGAACCTGCCTCAATATAATGAGATGGAGAAGCAGCTTCTTTCAAAACGGGGATTGATTGAAACCGTGAATGATCAGCTAAAAAACTTGCATCAGATTGACCATACCCGACATCGCTCGGTTAACAATTTTATGGTCAATCTAATGGCAGCAATCATCGCTTATTGTTTATCACCAAATAAACCAACATTTAAAAACATGCTTAATTATCAATCAAATTAAGTCGAACTCAGGTTAAATATAAAGCCCGGTCTGCCATACGAATGATGTGTTCTTTTTTGGCATTTTCCTGAGAAAGAGCTACCCCAAAACTGGCACTGGTTTTTAAAATTTTCCCTGTTTCCAGCTCAAATTCTTCCTGTTCAATAATTTTTCGGCAGCGTTCTGCAATCTCGATTGCCTGCTGCAAATTTTGATCTTTTAAAATCAGGATAAACTCTTCACCACCAAAACGCCCCACCACATCCTGTATTCGCGTTGTGGTAGATAAAATGGTGGCTACACGCTGCAAAACAGCATCTCCGGTTTCATGACCATAATCATCATTAATTTTTTTAAAATAGTCCAAATCCAGCAACACCACGGCATAGGTCGCTTTTTTCCTGCTTTCCAACGTGCTGAGCTGTTCCCCAATATAACGACGATTAAAGACATTGGTCAGCGCATCGGTCTGACTCATTTTTTTAATCTTCATTTCACGACGGCGCCACTGCGAGAGCAAAATTTCAAAAAATAAAATTGAAGTGAGCAAGATAGGCAGATAGACCTCAGCCATACTTTTGATCCAGAACGGATTATGATAAAACTCGCTATGTGTCAGGGTATCACTGAACACAGGTGCATAGCGAATGACCCCATTAAAAGTTAAATAGCTGATAACAATAGTAAAAATAGAAGCAAAAAGGGCGATGCCATAGATCATTTTACGTGAATAATAGACCAGGCCAATCAGCACAATATTGACAAAACCGGCAATGGTTGCAGGACTAAACATACCCACGGTATAGCCTGCATAAATCATCACTGCACCAAAAAACACCGGTGAAAAATAGGCAATAAATTGACGGAATTTTGCATTGTGTTTATATCTGTAGCTAAGCACAATCATGCCGATAAAAACAATTAAGGTGGCAACTACCGTACTAATACGGACGAAAAAAAAGTCATGATTAATCCAGACCCGATTTTCTTCTGAATAGCAACTAAACAGATACCATTTAATCGCGCTGACTTGGCAAAATGCTCCAAAAAAGCAGAGCAATATGCCCTTGTCAAAATTGGACCAGTTAATAATTAAATTATCGGATTCAAATAGATGAAACTTGACTCTGCCCCAGGAATGAAAAGTCAGCCTGAATATTTTTCTAAAAAATTTCATGTTCGTTATTGTATCTTTATAATTTATAGATTTTTTATTAGCTCAAAATTATACCAAAAGTACAAAAAACAAACAATATATACTTATATCCTGTCGATAAACAGCACTCCATCCAAATGGTCCACTTCATGTTGCACAATTCGGGCAGGAAAACCACTCAAGGTCGTTTCTACCACTGTACCCTCTAAAGTGCAATAACGCAGCTTAATGCTTTCAGCACGAGCGACTTGCCCACGCTCATCCGGTACACTTAAACAGCCCTCTTCACCCAAAACCGTCAACTCAGATTTTTCTAGAATTTCAGGATTTACCATCACCAGCGCATCCATTTCAGGTGCATCGGGATAACGCGGGTTCGGACGTGAGGCCACAATAATGACCCGTTTTGACACATAGACCTGAGGGGCTGCGATCCCTACGCCGTTGCGCGCCAACATGGTGGCATGCATGGCTTCCGCAAGTTCTTTTAGCCAAGGACTATTCAACTCAGTCTTTGCCACTTCTGCCGCTGTTAACGTCAAAATGCTTTCACCACGTTGTGCAACAGCTAAAATGGTGCTCATCTATTTTTTCCTTACCCAGCGATAACGCCAGAATCACTATCTTTTTCAATTCAAAATTCTATAGAAATATTAACCTCAAAATGTGCTGGGTGATATTCAGTTTTAAACTTTCTATTGCATATTTATGAATGATTTATGCTGTTCGAAATGCTCAAACTTTTAAGCCCCTTTTAATTTTTCCTGATTATTATTTGCCAAATTTCTTTATCAATAAAAAATATGACAACTGCCCAACTCCTGCTCGGTGTGCTTTTTAGTTCTATAGGCTTAGGCTATTTTTTGTATGGGAAAAAGCAAAAAGCGGTCATGCCCTGGATCTGTGGCTTGGTTCTGATGATTTTCCCTTATTTTATAGAAAGTACTGGTCTATTGACCACAATCGGTGTTGTTCTATCTATTGCCCCCTATTTTATCCGGCTTTAATTGAGTGACAGATCAGAGTGATTTTATTGATAAAATGAAAATGCCGTGAGTTTTGAGCGTTCCGATGCGTTTAATATATAAAGACAGCTATCATCATGCAAAAGTTTGATTCATATTATTACAAGTTGATTGGCAGACTACATGAGAACGGAAAAAAGTGAGGTTATAGCGTTATTTAGCTAAAGATTAACTATAAAAAAAACCTTCAGTTGAAATAATGCTGATCAGTTAAGGAGTTTAGAAATAAACTCTTTAATTTTTTCGTAATTCATGGCGGAGTCTTACCGTTTTAAATCAAACTCTTGCAGCTCATTTGTTACTTTGGTTTCGCCCTGAGAAGCACTGCTTCGTAAGACCAAAGGCATTTGTCATCCGCAAAACTCGTCAACCACCATCAACCAGAAAATTCGTCGCAGAAACAATCATTTTTTTATGTAGTCCTGCCTCAAACAGTTGCGGATGACTTTCCCACATATCAAATACAGTCATGAATTTAAAAAAGAAAATGCCAATCAATTTCTTAACTGACTGGCATTACTTCAGTTGAAGAGCTTTTTATGGATTAAGCGACTAAACTTTTCTTTAACTCATCTTCCACAATCTGGATTTCCAGCTGGCTAAATTTGCGAATTTCTGTTTCGGCATGTTTTTCCAGCATAGCTGAAATCAAAGGGACTTTTACTTTGACATGCCAATTCAGACTAATGTGAATTTTCTGCTCATCTCCTGTCACCAGACGTTCGCAATTCGCTTCTAAAGGCATATTTGCACCCAAGGTAATATTTGAAGTTAATGCAGCTAAATCGGTAACATCGGTACGTTTGACTCGAAATGCATCTTTAAGGAATTTTTTCGCTATGTCTGGAATGTTGACATCCAAGTTATAGGCACGGCGTAAAGTGTAAATATCACCGCTTGTTTTCGATTCAATAATTTCCAGTTTTTCCCCGGGAATACGTCGGCATACTGCCTCGTGTAAGGCTGTATTTGCTACAAGTCGCTTGAACTGATCAATTGAAACACCCTGAATTGTAGAATTCACAGTAAAACGATGTGCCATATTTTCTAATCCTTTGTTTTTCTAGTGGTTGTTTTAAATTTTTCTAAACCATTCGATCATCACTGATCTAGCCTATTTTTATAGCTCTTTATTTAATTAAATCTTAAAGCTGTTGTCATTGACCCTCTATACCAAACTATTCAGCACGTATGCCACAATGAATGACTATTTTCTCGGCACAGCAAATACTGAGAAAATGCCCACGATATTCAATGATCGCATCAAACTGTTCAGCACCATCATCCAGACCTGTGGCAGTCCAGGTTGTGCCTTGAGGAAAATCCTGCAACCAGGCCGCTTTATAAAAGTCAGAAACAGAATCAAAGTTGAGATATTTTTCCGGCTCGGCTTGAATTCGGGCTGCCAGTTCGTCAAACCTGCGCAACTGATATTGAGTAAAGTCGATCAGCATGCATTACTCCTCAGGGTTTAAACACCTTTGAACTGAGTCAAAGCCTGTTTCTTTTTCACCTGCTCCCACTGCCACCAGCCAAAAGCTGCCAGACCAACAAAAGCCGCATACAAAGCAGCAGTTAAGAATAAGTCTTTATAAATAAACATGCCGACATAAACAATATCGACAAAAACCCACAACACCCAGGTGGCAATATGTTTACGGCTGGTCCAATAGGTGGCCAGCAGGCTAAATGCAGCCAGTTGTGAATCCAGCATAGGCACAGCGGCATCGGTAAAATACTTTAGCGTTAAACCGAAAATTAAACCGCCAATCGCGGCCAGCAACATTTGGAAAATCACTGTTTTTGTGGCGATCGGCTCAATCCGAATTTCATGATCTTGCTGCTTGCCTTTCAGCCAGTGATAGAATCCATAAAAGTTCACCACGATGAAAAAGAGCTGCAAGATGGCTTCGCCATAGAGCTTGAATTGATAAAAGAGATAGGCATATAGTACAAAAGCTGCAAAGTTAAACCACCAGCACCACATATTGCGTTTAATGGTGAGTGTCACCCCAATCAGACTAATAATAACCGCAACAATTTCTAGAGGTGACATGACAATAATCAAACAGCGAATAGGTGTTGCTATTATGAAAAAAAAAGCCCTGAACGCAAGATAAATTATGTCTATTTTGTCCCATCCCTCGCCTATCAATACTGTGCTTTCACCTGCACATTGTGTCATTTCAAAAGTATTGAAAAATTTGCCTGCACTCATTTGACAGTTTTCTAACAAGCGTTTAAAACCTAAAAAAACAGTTCATCTGGAAAAATAACCATGTCACCACAACAAGGAAAAGTCAGTCGGGAAATTCGCGGGTCTCTGTTCCTGATTGGCCTCGACCGTACTGCCAAAAGAAATGCCTTTGATAGCCATATGATTCATGATCTGTCACTGGCCTTAACTGAATATGAAGATGACACGGAATTACGTTGTGCAGTTATTTTTGCCCATGGTGATCATTTCACTGCCGGACTGGATTTGGTTGAATTACAACCTAAACTGGAAACAGGCGTATTTGATTTTGATCATGCGCAAATTAACCCTTGGGGTACCAGCTCAAGAATACGCAAGAAACCGGTGGTTGTTGCCGTACAAGGGATTTGTTATACCGCAGGTATCGAGTTGATGCTGAATGCCGATATCGTCATTGCACAGGACAATTGCCAGTTCGCACAAATGGAAGTACAGCGTGGCATTTTACCCTTTGGCGGTGCAACCGTGCGTTTTGTACAGGCTGCGGGCTGGTCCAAAGCCATGCGCTATTTACTGACTGGCGATCACTTTGATGCAGCAACAGCACTGGATTTAAACCTGATTAGTGAAATTATCCCTGAACCGCCATTACAACGTGCCATTGAACTGGCGGAACATATTGCCCAGGCTGCTCCACTGGCCGTTCAGGCAACCTTAGCTTCTGCCAAAGAAGCAGCTGAACAGGGTGCTGCAACTGCATTTGCCCATTTACAGCAACATCTGGCTCCATTGCTTAAAACTCAGGATGTACAAGAAGGTGTCATGGCCATGCTGCAACGCCGCGCCCCTGAATTTAAAGGCCGATAATTAAATAGCCAAGTGTCGTCTGACTCCAGTCATAACACGAGTTTGCCATGCCAAATCACAAGCAGCAGTGATAAAGCAGTCCTTTTAATCTCACAGTCCAGCTGCCTGTTCAGCGATATCAACAGCAGTATAAAAAGCATATAATTTTGGGGATTTTTATTTTTGTGTATTCAAGTCAAGAGGAATAGTTTCAGTCAGGCATGGCTATGCTGTTCCTTGAATTCACATTTATGCTCACAACCGAAACGGTCAATATGAGTATAAAATACCCCATAACGTCCGACATAATATTCTAAAGACTGGTCATAGAAAGTCCAGTAAACCGACCATTCGCCCAAGTCCAGCTGACGAATCCGGGTTTGGGCTTTGGCAGGCAATTTTCTTAACACACCTTCTTGAACCCCGATGGCCTGACTTAAGTTGCGTTCGGTCAGATGGCGTTCAAAAAATATCTGGCAGACATCATCAAACAGCTGTTGTTCATATTCTTCCACCTCATCTACCCGCGCTTGTGCTGTGGATAAGGGCTGTGCCGAGGTCGCATCGGGTTTGATTAAATCGGCGAGCTGCTTAATTCTAAATTGCTGTAAATGTTGATTGATCTGAATTTTTAAAAATATTTTCCAAAGGACAATCAGCCCAATGCAAACACATAGCCCCAAGAGTATTTTCACCATAGCGTCACTCTCATGAATAAATAATTATTATTTTTATATCATATAAACAATTTGAATAAAAATTATACGATTTTTAAAATTTTATGTTATAAAAAAGAATGCCAAGGAATTTTACTCATGTTCCCTATTTCTTCATCTGCTCAATATACGCTTGTCACTTGTCTCACTTGGGATCTTCAGGTCAACCAGGCCGGTTCACGACGTGTGGAGTTTTTACATGAGGTGCCTTGGAAACTGTACCCTGATGATGATTTAGAATAAATCACTAAGTAAAAAATACCCCAAGGTCGCCTCAATAGCGGCCTTTTTTATTGCCTAAAAACAAGGAAAAAGCTGATGAATCATCCAATTAATAAAAATGGATTCCCCACACCACTGTCCAAACCGGTTGTAGCCCCTTTTAGCCAAAACTCACGCTTTGCTACAGCCGGTCAATTTATTACTGTTGTGCTGATTTGGTCACTCACTCCGCTTTCAGCAGTCTGGACAGTGCATGAAATTCATTGGGCGTGGGGTTTATTTATCCGGTTTAGCTTGGCCATACCGATTGCACTAGCCTGTCAGGCCTACTTCAAGGTCAAAGTACCGGTGCACCCGCAAGCTTTGCTCAGCTATGCCGCGGGTGCTCTCGGCCTGTTTGCCTCCATGGCCTTCTGCTATATGGGCGCCTCCAGGGTACCTTCCACGGTGATTTCAATCATTTATGGTAGTGCTCCCTTTGTCT from Acinetobacter sp. CS-2 includes the following:
- a CDS encoding IS982 family transposase, whose protein sequence is MDYITEIFCLIDDFCKDFESTLKTALISDQQPRRQRAKALCLSEIMTITVLFHQSGFRFFKYYYNHMIRPFWKEAFPTLPSYNRMIELLPQCLTALTCFFHQIKGQCTGISLIDSTKLIVCHNRRIARNKVFKGLAGRGKSSTGWFYGFKLHMVINQLGEIINIAFTSGNVHDVKMLDVLGQGLSGVLLADKGYISKAKAEVLSQRGLKILTTGRKNMKNLPQYNEMEKQLLSKRGLIETVNDQLKNLHQIDHTRHRSVNNFMVNLMAAIIAYCLSPNKPTFKNMLNYQSN
- a CDS encoding GGDEF domain-containing protein — translated: MLSYRYKHNAKFRQFIAYFSPVFFGAVMIYAGYTVGMFSPATIAGFVNIVLIGLVYYSRKMIYGIALFASIFTIVISYLTFNGVIRYAPVFSDTLTHSEFYHNPFWIKSMAEVYLPILLTSILFFEILLSQWRRREMKIKKMSQTDALTNVFNRRYIGEQLSTLESRKKATYAVVLLDLDYFKKINDDYGHETGDAVLQRVATILSTTTRIQDVVGRFGGEEFILILKDQNLQQAIEIAERCRKIIEQEEFELETGKILKTSASFGVALSQENAKKEHIIRMADRALYLT
- a CDS encoding crotonase/enoyl-CoA hydratase family protein — protein: MSPQQGKVSREIRGSLFLIGLDRTAKRNAFDSHMIHDLSLALTEYEDDTELRCAVIFAHGDHFTAGLDLVELQPKLETGVFDFDHAQINPWGTSSRIRKKPVVVAVQGICYTAGIELMLNADIVIAQDNCQFAQMEVQRGILPFGGATVRFVQAAGWSKAMRYLLTGDHFDAATALDLNLISEIIPEPPLQRAIELAEHIAQAAPLAVQATLASAKEAAEQGAATAFAHLQQHLAPLLKTQDVQEGVMAMLQRRAPEFKGR
- a CDS encoding amino acid transport protein, with the translated sequence MTTAQLLLGVLFSSIGLGYFLYGKKQKAVMPWICGLVLMIFPYFIESTGLLTTIGVVLSIAPYFIRL
- a CDS encoding DUF2505 family protein, whose amino-acid sequence is MAHRFTVNSTIQGVSIDQFKRLVANTALHEAVCRRIPGEKLEIIESKTSGDIYTLRRAYNLDVNIPDIAKKFLKDAFRVKRTDVTDLAALTSNITLGANMPLEANCERLVTGDEQKIHISLNWHVKVKVPLISAMLEKHAETEIRKFSQLEIQIVEDELKKSLVA
- the metH gene encoding methionine synthase, whose protein sequence is MSTLATLKELLAQRILIIDGAMGTMIQRHKLEEADYRGERFADWASDLKGNNDLLVLTQPHIIQGIHEAYLEAGADIIETNSFNGTRVSMSDYHMEDLVPEINREAARIAKEACQKYSTPDKPRFVAGVLGPTSRTCSISPNVNDPAFRNITFDELKENYIEAAHALIEGGADILLIETVFDTLNCKAAIFAVKEVFNQIGYELPLMISGTITDASGRTLTGQTAEAFWNSVRHGDLLSIGFNCALGADAMRPHVKTVSDVADVFVSAHPNAGLPNAFGGYDETPEQTAAFLKEFAESGLINITGGCCGTTPDHIRAIANAVKDIKPRQVPETKPACRLSGLEPFNITEESLFVNVGERTNVTGSKKFLRLIREEKFAEALEVAQQQVEAGAQIIDINMDEGMLDSQGAMVHFLNLVASEPEISRVPIMIDSSKWEIIEAGLKCVQGKPVVNSISLKEGYDEFVHKARLCRQYGAAVIVMAFDEDGQADTAARKREICKRSYDVLVNEVGFPAEDIIFDPNVFAVATGIEEHNNYAVDFIEATGWIKQNLPHAMISGGVSNVSFSFRGNEPVREAIHSVFLYHAIKQGMTMGIVNAGQMAIYDDIPAELKAAVEDVILNQNQGESGQEATEKLLEVAEQYRGQAGAQKAVENLEWRNESVEKRLEYALVKGITTFIDEDTEEARLKSKRPLDVIEGPLMDGMNVVGDLFGSGKMFLPQVVKSARVMKQAVAWLNPYIEAEKSGGESKGKVLMATVKGDVHDIGKNIVGVVLGCNGYDIIDLGVMVPCEKILQTAIDEKVDIIGLSGLITPSLDEMVFVAKEMQRKGFNVPLMIGGATTSKAHTAVKIDPQYSNDAVIYVADASRAVGVATTLLSKEMKPAFVAETRAEYEKVRERIANKQPKAAKLSYAESVENGLKIDFAANAPMKPNFIGTQTLTNYPLETLVKYFDWTPFFISWSLAGKFPAILKDEVVGEAATDLYEQAQKMLKDIIDNKRFDARAVFGIYPANRSGADSVEVYDETGATITHTFQHIRQQSDKVTGKPNLSLADFVAPKGVADDYLGGFTVSIFGAEELANEYKAKGDDYSAILVQSLGDRFAEAFAEHLHERIRKEFWGNQASEQLSNEELIKEKYVGIRPAPGYPACPEHSEKAPLFDWLGSTDKIGTQLTSSFAMWPPSSVSGFYYANPESQYFNVGKIAGDQLEDYAKRKGWTLDEAKRWLAPNLDDSVQ
- the pnuC gene encoding nicotinamide riboside transporter PnuC, which encodes MSPLEIVAVIISLIGVTLTIKRNMWCWWFNFAAFVLYAYLFYQFKLYGEAILQLFFIVVNFYGFYHWLKGKQQDHEIRIEPIATKTVIFQMLLAAIGGLIFGLTLKYFTDAAVPMLDSQLAAFSLLATYWTSRKHIATWVLWVFVDIVYVGMFIYKDLFLTAALYAAFVGLAAFGWWQWEQVKKKQALTQFKGV
- the def gene encoding peptide deformylase; the protein is MSTILAVAQRGESILTLTAAEVAKTELNSPWLKELAEAMHATMLARNGVGIAAPQVYVSKRVIIVASRPNPRYPDAPEMDALVMVNPEILEKSELTVLGEEGCLSVPDERGQVARAESIKLRYCTLEGTVVETTLSGFPARIVQHEVDHLDGVLFIDRI